In a single window of the Candidatus Liberimonas magnetica genome:
- a CDS encoding OmpA family protein, producing MALRSRNMIDEDDPRVSKIGHPAPPWLINYADLMTELVCFFIILYALSAALSKNVANAKEQLEEMMKKEEIKAEMTVSKEGLTVNLEEKEDKAFFESGRAEITENGKQALDRIVPVIASISSDVVIEGHTDDTPIHTSQFDSNWELSTARSTNVVKYLVKEKGLPPQRLSAIGYGEYRPLVPNTTPENRTKNRRVVIFIKK from the coding sequence ATGGCATTACGATCCAGGAATATGATAGATGAAGATGATCCCCGGGTATCTAAGATCGGGCATCCTGCCCCGCCCTGGCTTATAAACTATGCGGATTTGATGACCGAACTGGTTTGCTTCTTTATAATACTTTATGCCTTAAGCGCGGCACTTTCCAAAAACGTAGCGAACGCAAAAGAACAGCTTGAAGAAATGATGAAAAAGGAAGAGATCAAGGCTGAGATGACCGTGAGCAAGGAAGGCCTTACCGTTAACCTTGAAGAAAAAGAGGATAAAGCGTTTTTTGAAAGCGGTAGAGCCGAAATTACCGAAAACGGCAAGCAGGCTCTTGACAGGATTGTCCCTGTTATTGCAAGTATTTCTAGTGATGTTGTAATTGAAGGGCATACGGATGATACTCCGATACATACATCTCAATTTGATTCAAACTGGGAACTTTCGACAGCACGCTCAACTAATGTGGTAAAATACCTGGTAAAAGAAAAAGGGCTTCCTCCGCAAAGGCTTTCTGCGATCGGTTACGGCGAATATAGGCCCCTTGTACCCAACACTACACCCGAGAACCGGACCAAAAATAGAAGGGTTGTAATATTTATAAAAAAGTAA
- a CDS encoding nucleotidyltransferase domain-containing protein has protein sequence MIFNLRSKITRKILNFFFLNDKSRVYVNEIARQIEEEPKNVYRILIRLEDSGILTSEFSGRERYFTANLKSSLLKEYKTIFMKTSGIESMLKKAVTKRPEIKEAFIYGSYASGKYKPGSDIDLLLVGNHKSMDAQKMIFDLQKTSGSEINVINITPENFNNKKTEKDQLISSIFSGKVIKLL, from the coding sequence ATGATATTTAATCTTCGTTCTAAAATCACCAGGAAAATACTTAATTTTTTCTTTCTAAACGATAAATCCAGGGTTTACGTTAATGAAATAGCCCGCCAGATCGAAGAAGAACCAAAGAATGTGTATAGGATATTAATCCGCCTTGAGGACTCAGGAATACTAACCAGTGAGTTTTCGGGGCGTGAAAGGTATTTTACGGCAAACTTAAAAAGCAGCCTCTTAAAAGAATATAAAACCATTTTCATGAAAACTTCGGGTATTGAATCAATGCTAAAAAAAGCAGTAACGAAAAGACCTGAAATAAAAGAAGCTTTTATTTATGGGTCCTATGCAAGCGGGAAATATAAGCCGGGAAGCGATATTGACCTCTTGCTGGTAGGCAATCACAAAAGCATGGATGCTCAAAAAATGATTTTTGACCTGCAAAAAACGTCAGGCAGTGAGATAAATGTCATTAATATTACCCCTGAAAACTTTAATAATAAAAAAACGGAAAAGGACCAGTTGATATCTTCTATTTTTTCCGGGAAAGTAATAAAACTATTATGA
- the ppdK gene encoding pyruvate, phosphate dikinase, producing MAKKYVYSFGNGKADGNESMKNLLGGKGANLAEMAGHKDLRLPVPPGFTITTEVCTVYYKNKKKFPGELKSQVNAALKKIEAIMGKRFGDAQDPLLVSVRSGARKSMPGMMDTVLNVGLNDITVQGLIKMTNNPRFAYDAYRRLVMMYADVVMEKAEGREPARGKGIRKLMDEKLEEVKHSKGYKIDTQLTTEDLKSLVALFKDMIKAELGQPFPEKPEDQLWGGIGAVFMSWNGKRAIEYRRIEHIPDEWGTAVNVQTMVFGNMGDDSATGVAFTRNPGNGEAYFYGEYLVNAQGEDVVAGIRTPAPINELSKNDQSRNLPSLEKIMPNIYTELFDIQKRLEKHYQDMQDIEFTIEKGKLFMLQCRIGKRNGAAAVRMAVDMYKEKAIDASTAVMRVPASQLVELLLPMIDPKVEAGTKIIAKGLPAGPGGAIGRVVFSSHDAVAWAAKGEKVILVREETSPEDVDGMHKAQAILTLKGGMTSHAALVARGWGKCCVVGCSDLSIADDQKSFTTKSGTTVKEGDWISLNGTKGTVYAVKLPLVDPDLEHNTAYKELMKLVDKARTMKIRTNADTPKDAKKAIEFGAEGIGLFRTEHMFYGEGSDKPLFLLRKMIMSKTLEERKAALKELSVFVKGDIKATMEVLNGFPVTVRLLDPPLHEFVPHSEDKIADMAKELGITVEEAKKRGDGLKESNPMLGHRGVRLGITYPEVTEMQVRAILEAAGELIKAGKKAVPEIMIPVTCTVNELNDQKVIVEKVHQEVEKALRVKIPYMYGTMIEIPRAALLANKMAETAEFFSFGTNDLTQMTFGFSRDDIGSFLPDYLTSKILPVDPFQTIDKEGVGELMDMGIQRGRSVKKNLKVGICGEHGGDADSVKFCHRIGMDYVSCSPFRVPIARLAAAQAAIESSVSKKQKSKSSKKLTAAGKR from the coding sequence ATGGCTAAAAAGTATGTGTATTCTTTTGGGAACGGAAAAGCTGACGGAAACGAAAGTATGAAGAACCTGCTTGGCGGCAAAGGCGCCAACCTGGCAGAGATGGCCGGACATAAAGACCTGAGACTCCCTGTACCGCCGGGGTTTACCATAACGACCGAAGTCTGTACCGTTTATTATAAGAACAAGAAAAAATTTCCCGGGGAGCTTAAAAGCCAGGTAAACGCAGCCCTTAAAAAAATTGAAGCTATAATGGGAAAAAGATTCGGAGACGCTCAAGACCCGCTTCTTGTTTCCGTACGTTCCGGCGCAAGAAAGTCTATGCCGGGAATGATGGATACCGTATTAAATGTCGGCCTTAACGATATAACGGTCCAGGGCCTTATTAAGATGACGAACAACCCGCGTTTTGCTTATGACGCATACCGCAGGCTTGTAATGATGTACGCAGATGTGGTCATGGAAAAAGCCGAAGGCCGCGAACCTGCCAGAGGAAAGGGCATACGCAAATTAATGGATGAGAAGCTTGAAGAAGTTAAGCACTCAAAAGGATATAAGATAGACACTCAGCTTACCACTGAAGATTTAAAATCGCTCGTAGCCCTTTTTAAGGATATGATAAAAGCAGAACTTGGCCAGCCGTTTCCGGAAAAACCCGAGGACCAGTTATGGGGCGGGATAGGCGCTGTATTTATGTCCTGGAACGGAAAACGCGCTATTGAATACCGCCGGATCGAACACATTCCAGATGAATGGGGAACAGCTGTGAACGTCCAGACAATGGTGTTCGGCAATATGGGAGATGACTCAGCTACGGGTGTTGCTTTCACAAGGAACCCGGGTAACGGCGAAGCTTATTTTTACGGCGAATACCTTGTAAATGCACAAGGTGAGGACGTAGTTGCAGGTATACGCACCCCTGCGCCGATAAATGAATTATCAAAAAATGACCAGAGCAGGAACTTGCCGTCGTTAGAAAAAATAATGCCGAATATCTATACCGAACTTTTTGATATACAGAAACGCCTTGAAAAGCACTACCAGGACATGCAGGATATAGAGTTTACCATAGAAAAAGGCAAGCTCTTCATGCTTCAGTGCCGCATAGGAAAAAGAAACGGCGCTGCTGCTGTACGCATGGCCGTAGATATGTATAAAGAAAAAGCGATCGATGCATCAACTGCTGTAATGAGAGTTCCTGCATCGCAGTTGGTAGAGCTGCTTCTGCCCATGATAGACCCGAAAGTGGAGGCAGGTACCAAGATTATAGCAAAAGGGCTTCCTGCCGGCCCGGGCGGCGCTATAGGCCGCGTGGTGTTCAGTTCACATGATGCAGTAGCCTGGGCAGCGAAGGGAGAAAAAGTAATTTTAGTCCGCGAAGAAACATCTCCTGAAGATGTAGACGGTATGCATAAAGCGCAGGCAATCCTTACTTTGAAAGGCGGTATGACATCGCATGCGGCGCTTGTTGCAAGAGGTTGGGGTAAATGCTGCGTAGTAGGCTGCAGCGACCTTTCGATTGCAGACGATCAAAAATCGTTTACTACAAAAAGCGGTACAACGGTCAAAGAAGGCGACTGGATATCTCTTAACGGTACGAAAGGAACGGTTTATGCCGTAAAGCTTCCTCTTGTTGACCCTGACCTTGAGCACAATACGGCTTATAAAGAGCTTATGAAACTTGTTGATAAGGCTCGTACTATGAAGATACGTACTAATGCTGACACTCCGAAAGATGCAAAGAAAGCCATAGAGTTTGGAGCCGAAGGCATAGGGCTTTTCAGGACAGAGCATATGTTTTACGGCGAAGGAAGCGATAAACCGTTGTTTTTGCTCCGCAAAATGATAATGTCTAAAACCCTTGAAGAACGAAAAGCCGCTTTAAAGGAGCTTTCCGTGTTCGTGAAAGGAGATATTAAAGCTACCATGGAAGTACTTAACGGTTTTCCTGTCACTGTAAGACTCCTTGACCCGCCGCTGCATGAGTTTGTACCGCACAGCGAAGACAAGATAGCGGATATGGCAAAGGAACTAGGTATAACTGTAGAAGAAGCAAAAAAGCGCGGAGACGGTTTAAAAGAATCTAACCCGATGCTGGGCCACAGAGGAGTAAGACTTGGAATAACTTACCCCGAAGTAACAGAAATGCAGGTAAGAGCGATACTTGAAGCAGCAGGCGAGCTTATCAAAGCAGGAAAAAAAGCTGTTCCGGAAATAATGATACCGGTAACCTGCACTGTAAATGAATTAAACGATCAAAAAGTCATAGTCGAAAAAGTCCACCAGGAAGTAGAGAAAGCGCTCAGAGTTAAAATACCTTATATGTACGGTACAATGATAGAGATACCAAGAGCAGCTCTTCTTGCAAACAAGATGGCTGAAACAGCCGAGTTTTTCTCATTCGGGACAAATGACCTTACACAGATGACCTTTGGTTTTTCAAGGGACGATATAGGTTCATTTTTACCAGATTATCTTACATCCAAGATACTCCCGGTAGACCCGTTCCAGACCATAGACAAAGAAGGCGTCGGAGAACTTATGGATATGGGGATCCAGCGCGGGCGCTCGGTAAAAAAGAACCTTAAAGTCGGTATTTGCGGAGAACACGGCGGTGACGCTGATTCAGTCAAGTTTTGCCACCGTATAGGCATGGACTATGTTTCCTGTTCGCCGTTCCGTGTGCCGATCGCAAGGCTTGCCGCAGCTCAAGCAGCTATCGAAAGCAGTGTTTCAAAAAAACAAAAATCCAAGAGTTCAAAAAAGCTTACTGCAGCCGGCAAAAGATAA
- a CDS encoding DUF493 domain-containing protein, whose translation MTKLEIKYPCEWSYTVIGADEGLLRGAIAEVFCGKEHSMEFSKKSKAGKYISLITKTKVTDEDERVKLCNLLSKHPAIKMVL comes from the coding sequence ATGACTAAACTTGAAATAAAATATCCTTGCGAATGGAGTTACACCGTTATCGGTGCGGATGAGGGCTTACTGCGGGGTGCGATAGCCGAAGTCTTTTGCGGCAAGGAACATAGTATGGAGTTTTCAAAAAAGAGTAAGGCTGGAAAATACATTTCACTCATCACCAAAACAAAAGTAACCGATGAAGATGAGCGGGTTAAGCTATGCAATTTGTTGAGCAAGCATCCGGCAATAAAAATGGTTTTGTAA
- a CDS encoding flagellar FlbD family protein, whose protein sequence is MIKLHRLNGKEITVNAELIESIESAPDTIITLTSDNRFIVKETIEEVKSLIIEYRRLVSLPPLDVTQEGPAFRKQKNSDKV, encoded by the coding sequence GTGATTAAACTGCACAGGCTGAATGGTAAAGAGATCACGGTTAATGCTGAATTGATAGAGTCTATCGAATCAGCTCCTGATACTATAATTACGCTTACGAGCGATAACAGGTTCATAGTAAAAGAAACTATAGAGGAAGTCAAAAGTTTAATAATAGAATACAGAAGACTAGTATCTTTGCCTCCTCTGGATGTGACTCAGGAAGGCCCTGCCTTTAGGAAACAAAAAAACAGTGATAAGGTGTAA
- a CDS encoding nitroreductase family protein has protein sequence MTSLNELINSRRSVRKYLDKEVEQEKMMQLIEAASVAPSACNAQPWRFVFVTQKALKDELNRVGLGGAVPNSWAKTAPVMIVACSELSLFTHKLGESVQGVNFHLIDLGIAMEHLVLKATELGLGTCYIGWFNEKPIKKLLNLPASWKVDCLITLGYPESIPDATARKPIEEISFFNKIKS, from the coding sequence ATGACGAGTTTAAATGAACTTATAAATTCGCGCCGGAGCGTGCGGAAATATTTAGACAAAGAAGTGGAACAGGAAAAGATGATGCAGCTGATAGAAGCGGCTTCTGTTGCACCGTCAGCGTGCAACGCCCAGCCGTGGCGGTTCGTGTTTGTCACTCAAAAAGCCCTTAAAGATGAACTAAACAGAGTTGGGCTTGGCGGAGCTGTGCCGAATTCATGGGCAAAAACAGCGCCTGTAATGATAGTTGCCTGCAGCGAGCTAAGCCTATTCACGCATAAGCTCGGCGAATCCGTCCAGGGCGTGAACTTTCATCTTATTGACTTAGGTATCGCGATGGAGCATCTTGTGTTAAAAGCTACGGAACTGGGGCTCGGCACCTGCTACATAGGCTGGTTCAACGAAAAACCTATCAAGAAGCTGCTTAATCTACCTGCATCCTGGAAAGTTGACTGCCTAATAACTCTCGGGTACCCGGAAAGCATCCCTGATGCAACAGCAAGAAAACCTATAGAAGAGATCTCTTTTTTCAATAAAATAAAATCATAG
- a CDS encoding MotA/TolQ/ExbB proton channel family protein: MDLATIAGVLVGVALVLASILLTEGVKGFIPFLNYEAFMVVMGGTFCALLVNYPIQQVLRMFKVTRVVMTSTGEDTTKIVTTFVTLAKKSKQGGFLSLEGDIKNLDNDFLKRGVQMVVDGLEKEFIANMLETELGFIKERHKVGIEMFNALGTYAPAFGIIGTVLGMILMLNSITNVEEVPRRMAFALAAAFFGLGSGYLLFLPMAGKLRRRSDEELLIKEIIIRGVLLLQAGTTPSILEENLKAYLEPSQRALINAAR, from the coding sequence ATGGATTTAGCTACCATTGCAGGTGTTCTGGTCGGAGTGGCACTGGTATTAGCCTCTATTTTGTTAACAGAAGGAGTGAAGGGATTTATCCCGTTCTTAAATTACGAAGCATTCATGGTAGTTATGGGCGGAACGTTCTGCGCCCTTCTTGTTAACTATCCTATACAACAGGTTTTAAGGATGTTTAAGGTGACAAGGGTCGTCATGACATCGACCGGCGAAGACACTACCAAGATAGTAACGACTTTTGTAACCCTGGCAAAAAAATCTAAGCAAGGCGGGTTCCTTTCGCTGGAAGGCGATATAAAGAACCTTGATAACGATTTTTTAAAACGAGGCGTCCAAATGGTAGTTGACGGTTTGGAAAAAGAGTTTATAGCTAACATGTTGGAGACCGAACTGGGGTTTATCAAGGAAAGGCATAAAGTAGGGATAGAAATGTTCAATGCTCTTGGCACTTATGCACCGGCATTCGGCATCATAGGGACGGTACTTGGAATGATACTTATGTTGAACTCAATAACAAACGTTGAAGAAGTACCAAGAAGAATGGCTTTTGCTCTTGCAGCAGCATTTTTCGGTCTTGGCTCCGGATACTTGTTATTTCTTCCCATGGCAGGAAAACTCAGACGGCGTTCTGACGAAGAACTTTTGATAAAGGAAATCATTATACGCGGGGTCCTTCTTCTTCAGGCAGGTACGACACCCAGCATACTTGAAGAGAACTTGAAAGCTTATCTGGAACCTTCTCAAAGAGCTTTGATCAATGCGGCAAGATAA
- a CDS encoding ATP-dependent helicase: MVKKTIEKDNIKEIVEGLNNAQKEAVEHSQGPLLIIAGAGTGKTRVITRKIAYLISTKKAKPSEILALTFTDKAATEMEERVDLLVPYGFNDVWISTFHAFGDRVLRENAIEIGLSPDFTILNQQEAAVFFKDNLFSFEMNYFRPLGNPSQYINALLTAFSRAKDENIGPKEYLSYAKNKIAGANSPEEKEEAQKNMEVALAYEKYEELKKKNNYLDFGDQVILAFNLLKEHPSLLKKYQNKFKYILVDEFQDTNYTQFELVKLLAKEHRNITVVGDDDQSIYKFRGACLSNILGFNKAYKDAKQVVLRQNYRSTQGILNSAYKLITQNNPERLEVKNKINKELVSTRLEGPAVEHLYFDTLSTEADETAKRIKEKVESGKFSWKDFAILVRSNASAEPFLKSLNYLNIPWKFSGQAGLYKREEIRLLLSFLRVMANPNDSLSLHYFSSSDLYDFDPIDISTVNHTASYYGRSMMDVLRNLGQYKELSSLADKTKSGISKLLNDLEEYYKIAQSSRTGELLYKFLKRTKILERLYNSTSYLEVEQAQNIAKFFKIIERFGNIVSYDRVNAFVDYIDSLLFVGDDPTVDEPDFDLDAVNVLTIHKAKGLEFSVVFMVSLVEDRFPSRNKRDLIELPDELIKDILPQGDFHLQEERRLFYVGMTRSKDELYLTSARDYGGKRAKKVSRFVLEALDKPKADEEVFKSSIKEQLERFAPVERKIDFSSILPKDQGTLKLSPYAIDDYLTCPLKYKYVHVLRVPILRHHLLIYGEVIHKVLKEYYKQRKENKKFTKDDLVELYKKFWSSAGFLSREHEEERFRSGQEMLVNYFNEEQKRDFVPLSVEEDFKFMLDDSVKVLGRWDRLDERLEEGNKIRVIVDFKTTARIKDQKSADKEIKQSGQLLIYALGHKMKYGKLPDYVELHFLEPNIISKLKPEDKDIDELKEKIKTVACGIKAQNFTAEPSYMACQYCAYSNICPKQENN, from the coding sequence ATGGTTAAAAAAACAATAGAAAAAGATAATATAAAAGAGATAGTTGAAGGCTTAAACAACGCACAAAAAGAAGCTGTGGAGCATTCTCAAGGGCCACTTCTTATAATCGCAGGCGCAGGTACCGGAAAAACCCGGGTCATAACAAGGAAAATAGCATATTTAATATCTACTAAAAAGGCAAAACCCTCCGAGATACTTGCCTTAACTTTTACGGACAAAGCAGCGACCGAGATGGAAGAACGGGTTGACCTCTTAGTGCCTTACGGGTTCAATGACGTATGGATATCCACGTTCCACGCGTTCGGGGACAGGGTCTTAAGAGAAAATGCCATAGAAATAGGCCTTTCACCGGATTTTACCATATTAAACCAGCAGGAAGCAGCGGTATTTTTCAAAGACAACCTGTTTTCTTTTGAGATGAATTATTTCAGGCCTCTTGGAAATCCGAGCCAATATATAAATGCGCTCTTAACCGCGTTCAGTCGAGCAAAAGATGAAAATATCGGCCCAAAAGAATACCTGTCTTATGCAAAGAACAAAATAGCAGGCGCCAATAGCCCGGAAGAAAAAGAAGAAGCCCAGAAAAACATGGAAGTTGCCCTGGCTTATGAAAAGTATGAAGAGTTAAAAAAGAAAAATAATTATCTTGATTTTGGCGACCAGGTGATTTTAGCGTTTAACCTTCTTAAAGAGCACCCGTCCTTGTTAAAGAAATACCAGAATAAGTTCAAATATATCCTTGTGGACGAGTTCCAGGACACGAACTATACCCAGTTTGAGCTTGTAAAGCTTCTTGCCAAAGAACATAGAAATATAACCGTAGTAGGAGACGACGACCAGTCTATTTATAAATTCCGCGGCGCCTGCCTTTCAAATATCCTGGGATTTAATAAAGCCTACAAAGATGCTAAACAAGTGGTTTTACGCCAGAATTACCGCTCAACTCAAGGGATATTGAACTCAGCATACAAACTTATCACCCAGAACAACCCCGAACGGCTTGAGGTAAAAAATAAGATAAATAAAGAGCTTGTTTCAACCCGGCTTGAAGGCCCGGCTGTCGAGCATCTATATTTTGACACTCTTTCCACGGAAGCTGATGAAACGGCAAAAAGGATAAAGGAAAAAGTTGAAAGCGGGAAATTTTCCTGGAAGGACTTTGCTATCCTTGTCCGGTCTAACGCTTCTGCAGAACCTTTTTTAAAATCTTTGAACTATTTAAATATCCCGTGGAAATTTTCCGGCCAGGCAGGTTTATATAAACGCGAAGAGATAAGGCTTCTTCTTTCTTTTTTACGGGTAATGGCAAACCCGAACGACTCTTTGAGCCTGCACTATTTTTCTTCAAGCGATCTCTATGATTTTGACCCTATCGATATCTCTACAGTTAACCACACGGCTTCGTATTACGGCCGCTCTATGATGGACGTGCTTAGGAATTTAGGACAGTACAAAGAGTTGTCGAGCCTAGCGGATAAAACAAAAAGCGGGATAAGTAAACTGTTGAATGACCTGGAAGAATATTACAAGATAGCTCAAAGTTCAAGAACAGGCGAGCTGTTATACAAGTTCCTTAAAAGAACTAAGATCCTTGAGCGGTTGTACAACTCAACATCTTATCTTGAAGTCGAGCAGGCGCAGAACATCGCAAAATTCTTTAAGATAATCGAGCGTTTTGGCAACATTGTATCCTATGACAGGGTCAATGCTTTTGTCGACTATATAGATTCACTTTTATTCGTGGGCGACGACCCTACGGTAGATGAGCCGGACTTTGACCTTGATGCTGTAAACGTGCTTACCATTCATAAGGCAAAGGGCTTAGAATTTTCCGTGGTATTTATGGTGTCTCTTGTAGAAGACAGGTTCCCCTCAAGGAATAAAAGAGATTTGATAGAGCTTCCGGATGAGCTGATAAAGGATATCCTGCCGCAGGGAGATTTTCATCTCCAGGAAGAAAGGCGGCTTTTTTATGTAGGGATGACGCGCTCAAAAGACGAGCTCTACCTGACAAGCGCCCGGGATTACGGCGGAAAGCGCGCAAAAAAGGTTTCCCGTTTTGTCCTGGAAGCACTTGATAAGCCGAAAGCTGATGAAGAGGTTTTTAAATCAAGCATCAAAGAACAGCTGGAACGGTTTGCTCCGGTAGAGCGAAAAATAGATTTTTCAAGCATTTTACCAAAAGACCAGGGGACACTGAAACTTTCCCCCTATGCCATAGATGATTATCTTACCTGTCCGTTAAAATATAAGTATGTCCATGTCCTGCGGGTGCCTATTTTAAGGCACCATTTGCTTATTTACGGCGAAGTTATCCATAAGGTTTTAAAGGAGTATTACAAGCAAAGAAAAGAAAACAAAAAATTCACTAAAGACGACCTCGTAGAGCTTTACAAAAAGTTCTGGTCGTCAGCCGGGTTTTTGTCCAGGGAACACGAAGAAGAACGTTTCAGGAGCGGGCAAGAAATGCTTGTAAATTATTTTAACGAGGAACAAAAAAGGGACTTCGTCCCTTTATCCGTAGAGGAAGACTTTAAATTCATGCTTGATGATTCCGTTAAGGTTCTCGGCCGTTGGGACAGGCTTGATGAAAGGCTTGAGGAAGGAAATAAAATAAGGGTCATTGTAGATTTTAAGACAACCGCCAGGATAAAAGACCAGAAATCAGCAGATAAAGAGATAAAACAGAGCGGCCAGCTCTTAATCTACGCGCTGGGCCATAAAATGAAGTACGGAAAACTCCCTGATTATGTCGAACTCCATTTCTTAGAGCCAAACATTATTTCAAAACTAAAACCAGAAGATAAGGATATCGATGAATTGAAAGAAAAGATAAAAACCGTAGCCTGCGGTATAAAAGCCCAGAACTTTACAGCCGAACCATCCTATATGGCATGCCAGTACTGCGCCTATTCCAATATTTGCCCAAAACAGGAAAATAATTAA
- a CDS encoding DUF6485 family protein, whose amino-acid sequence MPRTCNQEGNKKQCNCTYEPCSRKGICCECIDYHWVSSKELPACFFTKEAERTYDRSLGHFIKIWSKKI is encoded by the coding sequence ATGCCGCGCACTTGTAACCAGGAAGGAAATAAAAAGCAGTGCAACTGCACTTATGAGCCCTGCTCAAGGAAAGGTATTTGCTGTGAATGTATAGATTACCACTGGGTATCGTCAAAGGAACTGCCTGCATGCTTTTTTACAAAAGAAGCCGAGCGCACCTATGACAGGTCTTTAGGCCATTTTATAAAGATTTGGAGCAAAAAAATATGA
- a CDS encoding GYD domain-containing protein codes for MATFIMFGKYSSEALNGISEDRTKQAKKLIERFKGKLNAIYVMLGEHDLMIVTEFPGIEEAMMASIMLNKLSGISFSTAPALSVEKFDKIATEID; via the coding sequence ATGGCAACGTTCATTATGTTCGGGAAGTACTCGTCAGAAGCTTTAAATGGGATATCTGAAGACCGTACGAAACAGGCAAAGAAACTAATAGAAAGGTTTAAGGGTAAATTAAACGCCATCTACGTTATGCTGGGCGAACATGACCTGATGATCGTTACGGAGTTTCCGGGAATAGAAGAAGCTATGATGGCATCGATTATGTTAAATAAACTGAGCGGCATATCTTTTTCAACAGCGCCGGCGCTATCAGTTGAAAAGTTCGATAAAATAGCAACTGAAATAGATTAA
- a CDS encoding VanZ family protein, whose amino-acid sequence MTKTLKKLYFWPPVILWCGLIFYLSSIPNLKTEFGFADLILRKMAHITEYGVLFLLTLRALKNSELSWQEKSMYLSAVIFSVLYAASDEYHQSFVPTRGPSAIDVGIDSIGVFAGYLVAKHIPKKGKII is encoded by the coding sequence ATGACGAAAACCCTAAAAAAGCTTTATTTTTGGCCTCCCGTTATTCTTTGGTGTGGGCTCATATTTTATCTTTCAAGTATCCCGAATCTAAAGACCGAGTTTGGTTTTGCAGACCTGATCTTGCGAAAAATGGCCCATATAACGGAATACGGAGTTCTTTTTTTGCTGACTTTAAGGGCACTTAAGAACAGCGAGCTGAGCTGGCAGGAAAAGTCGATGTATTTAAGCGCGGTCATATTTTCTGTGCTTTATGCGGCTTCGGATGAATATCACCAGTCGTTCGTCCCTACCAGGGGCCCTTCGGCTATAGACGTAGGCATTGACAGTATAGGGGTATTTGCAGGTTATCTTGTTGCTAAACACATTCCTAAAAAGGGGAAAATAATATAA